A single genomic interval of Pyrus communis chromosome 5, drPyrComm1.1, whole genome shotgun sequence harbors:
- the LOC137733858 gene encoding uncharacterized protein: MDSRIVPCSKSWQSSLQISAPISSSFSKGSSFSVSFPSVTKPSGRSNGALGCGFVRWLNSSGSGNSKRQRTSNQVCRAKFDDFSYEELSNQIEELAQGFNLSEDDDENVDEPAFLASKTSKISPISTYPEGENSKGSGFSMRFTSLKLNALEPSLLGIHPEPPDWPERSEIVRATMERKANSLELPVSLRLIKKKQRQQREEGPKREAGEFTFCSLNKAFSSMVFIIRELHSHALSIRESLYSEDLQEVIAKVQKREMNMSFVWLFQQVFSGSPTLMVYVMILLANFSVYSMNCNAVVAAPLPVLIETLTQTETEEKPYSKPDYVSDDDSTSVVKKTSNEGDFRDNVSTETSFRHAVVDIEKMYGISLFNGEEFTAEEEVKLWNSVMEEASRMQSEVRDEALDHETVQKFVSPITVTVEPDCHEHYFRTDLLYQMSLAQDPRNALLLSNYAHFLHVVARDHDRAEECFRRAVQGEKPDAEALSRYADFLWLVRKDMWGAEERYQQAMAEEPDNPFYASKYANFLWSTGAEDTCFPLSTSYDNYNKVL, translated from the exons ATGGATTCCAGAATCGTCCCCTGTTCTAAGAGCTGGCAGAGCTCGCTTCAGATTTCGGCACCAATTTCTTCTTCGTTTTCGAAAGGGTCGTCGTTTTCGGTTTCTTTTCCTTCTGTGACGAAACCCAGTGGAAGAAGCAATGGAGCTCTGGGATGCGGCTTCGTTCGTTGGCTGAACTCTTCCGGGTCGGGGAATTCGAAACGTCAACGTACTTCGAACCAAGTTTGCAGAGCAAAGTTTGATGATTTTTCGTACGAAGAATTGTCGAACCAGATTGAGGAATTGGCGCAAGGGTTCAATCTTTCCGAGGACGATGACGAGAACGTCGACGAACCGGCTTTCTTGGCGTCGAAAACTTCAAAAATCTCTCCGATTTCGACTTACCCAGAAGGCGAAAACAGCAAAGGCAGCGGCTTTTCGATGCGGTTTACGAGCTTGAAGCTCAATGCATTGGAACCCTCTCTGCTGGGGATTCATCCGGAGCCGCCGGACTGGCCGGAGAGAAGCGAAATCGTCAGAGCCACCATGGAAAGAAAGGCCAACAGCCTCGAGCTTCCGGTGTCGCTCCGGTTAATCAAGAAGAAGCAGCGGCAGCAACGGGAGGAGGGTCCAAAAAGAGAAGCCGGGGAATTTACTTTTTGCTCCCTGAACAAGGCATTCTCTTCCATGGTGTTTATAATCCGTGAGCTCCATAGCCACGCTTTGAGTATAAGGGAAAGTTTGTACTCTGAAGATCTGCAGGAGGTTATAGCCAAGGTGCAGAAGCGAGAGATGAACATGTCGTTTGTGTGGTTGTTTCAGCAGGTGTTTTCGGGGTCCCCGACTTTGATGGTTTACGTGATGATCTTGCTGGCGAATTTCAGCGTGTATTCGATGAATTGCAATGCTGTCGTTGCAGCACCTCTGCCTGTATTGATTGAGACTTTGACCCAGACTGAGACAGAGGAAAAACCCTACTCAAAACCCGATTATGTTTCCGATGACGATTCTACTAGCGTTGTGAAGAAGACCTCGAACGAGGGCGATTTTCGTGACAATGTGAGCACAGAAACTTCATTCAGGCATGCCGTTGTTGATATCGAGAAGATGTATGGCATTTCCTTGTTCAATGGTGAGGAGTTCACGGCAGAGGAGGAGGTGAAGTTGTGGAACTCTGTGATGGAGGAAGCTTCAAGAATGCAATCAGAAGTAAGGGATGAGGCTCTTGATCACGAAACGGTGCAGAAATTTGTGTCACCGATAACTGTGACTGTCGAGCCGGATTGTCATGAGCACTACTTTAGAACTGATCTTTTGTACCAGATGAGTTTAGCTCAGGATCCTCGTAATGCACTTCTGCTCTCAAACTATGCACATTTCCTCCATGTCGTGGCTCGCGATCACGATAG GGCCGAGGAGTGCTTCAGGCGCGCAGTGCAAGGGGAGAAACCAGACGCTGAGGCCTTGAGCCGGTATGCAGACTTCTTGTGGTTAGTAAGGAAAGACATGTGGGGCGCAGAAGAGAGGTACCAGCAAGCAATGGCAGAGGAGCCCGACAATCCCTTTTACGCCTCCAAGTATGCCAATTTCCTTTGGAGCACCGGCGCCGAAGATACTTGCTTCCCTCTCAGTACATCCTACGATAACTACAACAAAGTTTTGTAA
- the LOC137734668 gene encoding nematode resistance protein-like HSPRO2, producing the protein MVDLDWKAKIVSSNMPSKSPKLSNKLHVSVPGSFRAACQVQTDILAASDMSCSTYEHYLRLPELRQLWSSHDFPSWKNESVLKPAVQALEITFRFVSTVLSDPRPYSNRREWKRRLESLTTSQIQLIAMLIEDDEEDSETRGMAPIVDLSTSNGELARDGSMAEVWSSGEHTVVSRISEASLLPRLATWHKSEGMAQKILYSIECEMNNCPYSLGLGEPNLAGKPNLDYDAVCKPSELYTLRKSPYDAHVDNYENQTVYATHQVLESWVHVCRELLKRVTSRIESRDFEKAASDCYVIERIWKLLAEIEDLHLLMDPADFLRLKNQLRIKTVDDTESFCFRSKALVEVTKLCKELRHKVPFILGVEVDPKGGPRIQEAAMRLYSEKKAGSDSDFGSEKIHVLQALQAIESALKRFYYVYKQVLVVLMGSLEAKGNRVVVSPETCDSLSRIFLEPTYFPSLDAAKTFLGDSINHDIHSGDRRSRRTH; encoded by the coding sequence ATGGTTGATTTAGATTGGAAAGCAAAGATCGTCTCCTCCAACATGCCCAGCAAATCCCCCAAGCTCTCCAACAAGCTCCACGTTTCGGTTCCCGGTTCGTTTCGGGCCGCCTGCCAAGTCCAGACCGACATTTTGGCCGCCTCCGATATGTCCTGCTCCACCTACGAGCACTACCTCCGCCTCCCTGAGCTCCGACAGCTCTGGAGCTCCCACGACTTCCCCTCTTGGAAGAACGAGTCGGTTCTCAAACCGGCTGTTCAAGCTCTCGAAATCACGTTCCGGTTCGTCTCGACTGTTTTGTCCGATCCCAGACCGTACTCGAACCGGCGCGAGTGGAAGCGCCGGCTCGAGTCGCTCACTACCAGCCAGATACAGCTCATCGCGATGTTGATCGAGGACGATGAGGAAGACAGCGAGACGCGCGGAATGGCGCCGATCGTCGATCTCAGCACGTCGAATGGGGAGCTGGCCCGCGACGGGAGCATGGCGGAGGTGTGGAGTTCGGGGGAGCACACGGTGGTGAGCCGCATCAGCGAGGCTAGTTTGCTGCCGCGGCtcgccacgtggcacaaatcgGAAGGGATGGCGCAGAAGATCTTGTACTCGATCGAGTGCGAGATGAACAACTGTCCGTACTCGCTGGGTCTGGGTGAGCCGAACCTCGCCGGGAAACCGAACCTGGATTACGACGCCGTTTGCAAGCCGAGCGAGCTGTATACGCTGAGGAAGAGCCCGTACGACGCCCACGTCGATAACTACGAGAACCAGACGGTGTACGCCACGCACCAGGTCCTCGAGTCGTGGGTCCACGTTTGCCGGGAGCTTCTCAAGCGCGTAACGAGCCGCATCGAATCTCGAGACTTCGAAAAGGCCGCGAGCGACTGTTACGTGATCGAACGAATATGGAAGCTCCTGGCGGAGATAGAGGATCTCCACCTTCTGATGGACCCGGCCGATTTTCTGAGGCTGAAGAATCAGCTGCGGATCAAGACGGTGGACGATACGGAGTCGTTTTGCTTCAGATCGAAGGCGCTCGTGGAAGTGACGAAGCTCTGCAAGGAACTAAGGCATAAGGTGCCGTTCATATTGGGGGTTGAGGTGGACCCCAAGGGTGGGCCGCGGATTCAGGAGGCGGCGATGAGGCTGTACTCGGAGAAGAAGGCCGGTTCGGACTCCGACTTCGGCTCGGAGAAGATCCACGTGCTGCAGGCGCTTCAGGCGATTGAGTCGGCGCTGAAGCGTTTCTACTACGTGTACAAGCAGGTGCTGGTGGTGTTGATGGGGAGCTTGGAGGCGAAGGGGAACCGAGTTGTGGTGAGTCCGGAGACTTGTGACTCGCTGAGTCGGATATTTCTGGAGCCGACTTATTTCCCGAGCTTGGACGCGGCGAAGACGTTTTTGGGGGATAGTATAAATCACGATATACACAGCGGAGACAGGCGGAGTCGGCGGACGCACTGA
- the LOC137733659 gene encoding large ribosomal subunit protein uL10-like produces MAPKPSKADKKIAYDSKLCSLLDEYGQVLIVAADNVGSKQLQNIRKGLRGDSVVLMGKNTMMKRSVRIHAEKTGNSAYLNLVPLLVGNVGLIFTKGDLKEVSEEVGKYKVGAPARVGLVAPIDVVVPPGNTGLDPSQTSFFQVLNIPTKINKGTVEIITPVELIKKGDKVGSSEAALLAKLGIRPFSYGLVVQMVYDNGSVFSPQVLDLTEDDLMEKFASGVSMVTSLALAISYPTLAAAPLMFLNAYKNVLAVSIATEYSFPQAEKVKEFLKDPSKFAVAAAPVAAAASGGAPAAAKEEEKKPEPEEESDEEMGFSLFDD; encoded by the exons ATGGCCCCTAAACCCTCCAAGGCCGACAAGAAGATAGCCTACGATTCCAAGCTCTGCTCCCTCCTCGACGAGTATGGCCAGGTCCTAATTGTCGCCGCCGACAACGTCGGCTCCAAGCAGCTCCAGAACATCCGCAAGGGGCTGCGCGGAGATTCCGTCGTTCTGATGGGGAAGAACACGATGATGAAAAGGTCCGTCAGGATCCATGCGGAGAAGACGGGCAACAGTGCTTACCTCAACCTCGTCCCTCTCCTTGTG GGCAACGTCGGTCTGATTTTCACAAAGGGTGATTTGAAGGAAGTCAGCGAAGAGGTTGGCAAGTACAAG GTTGGAGCCCCTGCTCGTGTTGGTTTGGTTGCTCCAATTGATGTGGTGGTTCCTCCTGGTAACACTGGTCTTGACCCATCTCAGACCTCTTTCTTCCAG GTGCTCAACATCCCCACCAAGATTAACAAGGGTACTGTTGAAATCATTACCCCTGTTGAACTTATCAAGAAGGGAGATAAGGTTGGCTCTTCTGAGGCTGCCCTACTTGCCAAGCTTGGAATCAGGCCATTCTCATATGGTCTTGTTGTCCAGATGGTGTATGACAATGGTTCCGTCTTCAGCCCACAGGTGCTTGATCTGACTGAGGATGATCTCATGGAGAAGTTTGCTTCTGGTGTCTCGATGGTTACTTCATTGGCATTGGCCATCTCATACCCCACCCTGGCAGCAGCACCACTCATGTTCCTCAATGCTTACAAGAACGTATTGGCAGTTTCTATTGCCACCGAATATTCCTTCCCACAAGCAGAGAAGGTCAAGGAGTTTCTCAAG GATCCAAGCAAGTTTGCAGTTGCTGCAGCccctgttgctgctgctgcttccgGAGGTGCTCCAGCTGCTGCtaaggaggaagagaagaagcCCGAGCCCGAAGAGGAATCCGATGAGGAAATGGGTTTCAGTTTGTTTGATGATTAA